The nucleotide window CGCGGAAATCGTGGCGGCAGCCCTCGCCCACCAGCCGGCGGGCAATGCGCGCGCCGGTGTCCAGCCGAAGTGCGCGGCGGGCAAGGTAGCGCAGGTGAATGGCCTCGGCGCTGCGGATCGGTCCGAAGCCGAGAGCGGCGGCGGTGCGCAGCGCCTCTTCACGGCCCGCGCGCATGGCCTCGAGGTCGGCCGAGAGCCCGTGCGGGCTGAGCCGGTAGAGCACCTGCTCGTCGTCCTGTCCGACAAGGCGGCTCCCCTGCCCCGCGAGCCGGATCAGGAACTCGAGATCCTCGTTGTGCACGATGTCCGCCCGGAAGCCGCCGAGCGCGGCAAAGACATCGCGGCGCAGCGAGAGGTTCGAGAGCGTGCAGACCGGGTTCTCGCCCATCAGCATCGGCACGGTGACCGGACCTTCCGGCACGGTTGAGCGGGTGCGCACGTCGCGCGGGTCGTCGCGGAAGAAGCCGACCCTGCCGAACACGGCTTCGGCCTCGTCCTTGAGCAGCGGCGCCGCGATGGCCTGCAGCTTGCCCGGATGCCAGAGGTCGTCGGCATCGCAGAAGGCGACGATCCGCCCCTGCGCGCAGGTGAGCGCCCCATGATTGCGCGCCGCGCTCGGCCCCTTGCCCGGGTTGCGCTCCAGCCGCAGCCTCGGCTCATCGCGGCACAGCCGTTCGGCGACCTGCCAGCTGTCGTCGGAGGAGCCGTCCTCGACGAGAATGGCCTCCCACCAGGGCCAGGTCTGCGCCCGCAGCGCGGCGATCGTGGCCGGAAGCGTGTCGGCGGCGTTGTAGACGGGGATGACGACGGAAATCAGCGACATGGCTCAGGCCCTTGCGCGGTTGGGAAGGAAGGCGGCGCCCAGCGCCGGGCGGGACAGCGCCAGCATCATGACGCAGGCGGTGGCGAGGTAGCCCCAGGCGATCGCGGTCAGGCCGTGGGGCGCGGCGATGACCGTGTTGGCCATCATCGCGGCGGTGAGCATCGCGGTGCCGCGCAGTTCGAGCCCCGGGCGGTTCTCGGCGCGCATCCAGCCTGCGGCGGCGGTCCAGATCATCGTCGGAATGGCCGCGAGGCAGAGGATCGAGATCGGCTCGGCGAGCCCCTCCCAGCGCGCGCCGAGAAGCAGCGGCGCGTACCACGGGGCCAGCAGCGACTGCAGGATGACCGCCGGGGCGACGAGACCGACCGACACCGCGAGCCCCTGACGCAGCGCGGCGCCGCGCTCGGAGCTGGCACAGAGATGCGGGAAGAGCACCGAGGCAAATGCGGTAGAGAACGAGGTGGCGAGGCTGAGCCCGGCGTTGAACGCCATGAAGTAGAGGCCGAGGATCTCGGGACCGAGCAGCGCTCCGACGATCAGCTTGTCGGCATGCAGCCGTGCGGCCTTGATGATCTCGGTGCCGAGGATCGGCCAGCCGAAGCGGACAAAGGGGAAGACGGGGGCCCGTCCCGCGGCGGCATCGCCGCGCCACGGGTGCAGGCGACGCATGGACAGCAGCCAGAACGGCGCGGTCAGAAGGCGCGGCAGAACGAGCACCAGCGCCGAGGGCCAGACCATCGCGAGCCCCAGCGACATGAGGTTCGCCATGACGGCCTGGCCTCCCGCGATGGCGGCGGTCTGGCGCAGCTTGCCCGCCCGCAGCGCGAGCCCGGTCTGCACGAGCCCGCCCGGCATGAAGAGATATTCGCCGGCCAGCACGAGGATCAGCCCTGCGAGCATGAGGTTGCCGGTCAGCGCGTAGACGATCCCGGCGAGCAGCGTCTGCGCCGCAAAGAGCCCGGTGCACCAGAGCCAGAACAAGCCGTGCGCCCGGTTGCAGGTCGCATCGAGCTCCGCTTCGGGCGCGGCGATGATGCGTTGCCCGATGCCGTTCTCGGTCAGCGACTTCAGCAGGTCGCCGGCAGCGAGCGCGGCGGCGGCGACGCCGATCTCGGTCGCGTCGAGGGTGCGGGCGACCGCGATCACCACGCCGAGCCGCGACAGCTTCGCCGCGACCTCGGAGGCGCCATACGCCAGCAGGTGGCCAAGCATGGAGGAAGAGCGTGTCATCGGGGTCAGCGTCCTGTTTTAAGGTTTCGCTAACCAATATTACGCGCCAGTCTCGGCTGTCTCCGACGCTGCAGGAGGGCAACAGGTCGCTGTGGCGTTCGCAAATATCCGAACGGATAGGCCGTTGATCCACTTATGCGTGTGGCCATACTGTCTGGGTCTCGCTAAGACCGTAGAAGAGATGACAAGGGGCCTGCATGCCGATCACGCGCACCAAACTTCTCGGGACTTGCCTCGGCCTGACGTTGCTCGTGGCGTGTGGCTCCGCCCCGTCCCCGAAGAACATCGGCCAGGTGCGCTCTGGCGGAGGATATCAGGCCCAGTACCGCGATCCACCGGCTGCGACCGATGCCGAGCCGCTGCTGCTTTCGCCGCGTCGGAACGCAAGTACCTGTACGCGGGGCGGCGCCCTCTCGGACGACGCCGGGAGTGCCAAGGGAGACAGGCTTGCCGCGGTTGCGCTGAGAGGAGAGCGACTGTCGCGCAATGACCTTGTCGACGTGCGTGTCGGTGACGACGAAACCTTCAACGGCGACTACGTCGTGTCCGGGGACGGCACCCTGAAGCTGCCGTTCCTTCCGCCGGTTCCGGCACAGGGGCGCAGCCCATCCGATATCGAAGCCGACCTTGCCGTGCTGCTGGTGCGCGAAGGCCTCTATGACGAGGCACCGAGGCTCTCGGTGCGGCTTGCCGATTTCGCGACCATCAGCGTCGCGGTGTCCGGTGCCGTGTTCGAGCCCCACGCGGTCGAGATCGGGCAGCGCGCGGGCGACATCGACACCGCCCGGCAGCGCGCGCTGGGAGCCTCCACCGAGGCCCGCAACCTTTCCGCCGCGCTGCGCGCCGTGGGCGGCGTGCGACCGGATGCCGACCTTTCGGCGATCGAGCTGCATCGCGGAGGCAGATCCTACACGCTCGACATGCGGGGCGTCTTCAAGGGACGGCACGCAATGGACGTGATGCTGCTCACCGGGGACGAAGTCGTCGTCCCGTCGCGGCAGTGCTTCCAGGACGACCTGATGCGCCCGAGCCCGCTCAGCCCGCCGGGTGTGTCGCTGTTCCTGTCGAACCTCACGCAACCCGCGACGGGCAACGCCCCGTCCGCCATCGGGCGTGAGGTCCGCGAGATCCCCTATGGCACCCGCTTCATGCAGGCGGTGGTGGATACCAATTGCGTCGGCGGCGCCCGCGCGACGAGCGCGCATCGCTCGGCAATCCTTTTCACGCGCAACCCGATGACCGGAGTCTCCATCGTGATCGAGCGCAACATCGAGGACATGCTGCGCCGCGCCGACCGCGACGATTACGACCCCTACCTTCTGCCGGGCGATGCAATCGCCTGTTACGACAGCAATGTCACCAACCTGTCGGAAGCAGCACGGGTCGTCGGGGGTGTCGCCGCGGCGAGCGCGCTTCTGCGCTGATTGCGCCGGAAAGGAACGAAGCACGGCACCGGTCGAGTGACGTGATTCCGATCGGTTGAAACGCAGAGGGCCGCCTTGGAAAAGCGGCCCTGCCATCGTGCAGATTCATTTACGCTCTTTGTGAATGCCCGGAGGGCGCGGGCCCGAGACGTTGCGGACCTATCCGGCGGAACGGGTCCGCAGGTCGCTGCCTAGTAGGCGCCCCGCCCCGAGATCACCGCCCGGGCCGTCATGGCCAGCAGCAGCACATCGAGCAGCAGGCTGCGCGACCGGACGTAGGCAACGTCCATGTCGATCATCTTCGCGAAGCCGATGTCTGCCCGACCCGCGACCTGCCACAGCCCGGTAAGGCCCGGACGCACGCGCAGCCGTTCGAGCGCCGGGGCCGGATAGGCCGCGACTTCCGAGGGCAGAGCCGGCCGCGGCCCCACGAGCGACATCTGCCCGAAAAAGACATTCGCGATTTGCGGCAGCTCGTCGAGGGAATACCGGCGCAGGAGACGACCGATGCGGGTCACGCGCGGATCGTGTCGCGACTTGAAACAGATGCCGTCACGGTCGGATGCCGCCCGGATCGCCGCGAGCCGCGCCTCGGCATCGGGGAACATCGTCCGGAACTTGAGGATGGTGAACCGCTGACCGTCCCGACCGACCCGCACCTGGCGGAACAGCACCGGTCCGCGGCTGTCGAGCCGGATCAGCGCCGCGAGCGCCAGCAGCAGCGGCGCGAGCACGAGAAGCAGGCCGCCGCTCAGAGCGATGTCGAACAGGCGTTTGGACACCGCCTCGGGACCGGCCTGGCGCAGGGCATGATGGCTGGCCCGCGCGAGGAAGACCCCGTTGCCGAGCAGGTATCGCTTCGCAAGGCGTCGCGGTTCCTGCAGAAGCCGCCAGCCCCACTCCATGCGGCACTTGCGAACGATGCCGGGCGCCCGGCGCACGTTCCCGGCCAGGAAGTCGAACAGCGCGCCGACACCGAGCACCAGCCGTGGCGACAGGACGTCGAGGTGGCGATCGATCCACATCTCCTGCATCGGCACCCCCATCGCGACCAGAAGGATGTCGGCGCTCGAGGCGTTGATGGCGGCCACGGCACGGTCGGAGTCGGCCGCGCCGTCGTAGCCGTCGAGCGTGCCCGCGATCCGCAGTCCGGGGATCGTCGTGGCAAGCTTGCGCGCGGCAGCTTCGGCGGTGCCGGGCTTCGCGCCGAAAAGGAAGACCGAGAGGCCCTGCCGTGCAGCGCGCCTGAGCAGTGCCGGCGTGAAGTCCGTGCCGTTGAGGTTCTCGGTCAGGTTCGTCCCGGTCATGCGGGCGGCAAGCTCGACCCCGATCCCGTCGGGCAGCACCATGTCGGCACGGGCCAGGGCTGCGGCATACGACCGGTCACGCGCGCGCAGGTTGGCGCAATGTGCATTCAGGAAAAAGACGCTGCGCGCCGAGCCCTCCAGCAAGGCGGCGACAGTCTGCTCCGTCGTGGCATCGACCACGGGCAGCCCGAGCACCGGGCGCGTCGGCACGGCGCTTGCGAGAGCGGAAACGGGGGCGGCAGCCTGAAAGGCGCGAGAGGAATGATGTTGCATGGTGAGGGCGCTCCGAGGCGTGAACTTGATCGCCCTATACGTGTCCCTTGCTGGTGCATTGCTGCAATTCCGAGAAGGGATTGGTCGATGACGCGGAAGACGCTTCCGCGAAGCCAACGGGCCGTTTCAGTCCCGAATGACTGCCGAAACTCCCCAGCGGTTTTTCGAGCCATCCGATGGGATATCCTCGGCACCCCTTTCCCCCGTCCAACTTGGTTTCCGAAGTATTAAACGACGCAGCGGCCAGCGATATTATGCCGATGCACGTTGGGAGGATGGAGACGCGTGACGATGAGAATCCTGATTGCAGACGACCACGACCTTCTGCGCGATACGCTGATCGCGTTTCTCGGAGCGGAGGACGGGATCGAGGTGGGGAGCGCCGCGAGCTTCGAGGACGCCCGGGAGCGGATTCTCGAGGACGAGGCCTACGATCTCGTTCTGCTCGACTACAACATGCCGGGCATGAGAGGTCTCGAAAGCCTCACGGAAGCGATCGGGATCGAAGGTGGGCAGCGCGTGGCGCTGATATCGGGGCAAGCGACGCGCGAGATCGCCGAGCAGGCGCTCGGCGCCGGCGCCGCGGGGTTCGTCCCCAAGACCCTGCCGGCGAAGTCGCTGGTGAACGCGGTGCGCTTCATGGCCATGGGCGAGCAATACGCCCCCATCGATTTCATGACCGCCCAGGAAAACGCCGCGGCGCACCCGCTGGCCCAGCGTCTCAGCGAACGCGAGCGCGCTGTGCTGAAACGGCTGAGCGAAGGGAAGTCCAACAAGATGATCGCGCGCGATCTCGAGCTGACCGAGCCGACGATAAAGTTCCACATGAAGACGATCTATCGCAAGCTCGAGGTCAACAACCGGACCCAGGCCGCCGTCGTGGCGCGTGACGCCGGTCTCTTCTGATCTGCCCCTATCCGTTGGGATTGCCTGGGGCGCGATTGCCCTTCGCATCGCACCTGCCGCGCAAGCGCCTGACGACAGCCCAACGACTATGGTGCCCGTAAAAGGAGAGCGCCATGACCATGCAAGACTTCGCCCCGACCGACCGCCCCGTCCGACCCGCGCGGCGTTCGCGTGCCTTTCTTCGCCGTGCGCTCATGGGCGGCGCCGTCACCGACCGTCACCGGCTGCCGCGCTATCTGTGGATCGGCATACTGGGTCTCGCGGCGATCTGGGCTCCGATCACCGGCTACCTCAAGACGGCCGCGCCGGTCTTTGCCAGTCACATGTCGCTGATCCTGCCCGGCTCGGGCGCGTCGTCGTCGGTCAACCTCGCCGAGATCGGGCAGGCCTCAAGCTACGCCAACTCGGCTTTCTCCAGCAACAGCATCAGCCCGACCGAAACCTACAAGCGGCTGCTCGCCGCCGACCGTGTCGTGCGCGATGCCGCCGACAGGCTCGGGCTCTCGGCCGAAGCCTTCGGCAAGCCGCAGGTGCAGCTCGTCGACCAGACCGCGTTCATCCACGTGAAGATCACCGGCCCGACCCCCGAGGAGGCACAGGCCCGCAACGGCGCGATCCGCGAGGCGTTCTTCGCCGAGATCGACCGTCTTCGTGGTGACGAGCTCGACACGCGTCAGAGCGGCGGCCTGCAGGCCATTCGCGAATACCAGGAGTCGGTCGCGGCAACCCGCGAAGAGATCGACGGGCTGCGTGAGACGACGGGGCTATACTCGGTCGAACAATACGACCGGCAGGTCGACGAGACCGATGCCCTGCGGGCGAAGATCGACACCGCCACCGCCGAGTTCGTGCGCAAGGCCGCAGCCGTTCGCGGGCTCGAAACGCGGCTCCAGACAGATGCGGAGACCGCCGCGCGCGTCCTGCGCCTCAACGGCGACAGCGCCTACGTCGCGCTTACGGACGCGATGGCACAGGCGGCCACCGAGCTTGCACAGGCCCGCGCCCGTTTCGGCGCGCGCCACCCCGAGGTCGTCAAGGCCGCGTCGGCCATGGAGGCCGCGCAGGCCAAGGCCGCAACCCGCGCCGGGGAATTGACGGGGCCTCCGATAACGCTCGACGGCGCGCTGAACGGCGGCCGGTCGGCGCTTCTGGGAGAGCTGGTCCGCCAGGAAGCCGATCGGGCGGGCCTCGAGGCAGAGCTCGCCGAGCTGCGCACCCTGCTCACGATCCAGACCGAACGCCTCGACCGGCTCGCCCCCCTCGCCGCGCGGCTCGAAGACCTGCAGCGTGATTTCAACGTCGCCGAGGCGGTCTTCGCTTCGGCAATCGCGCGGACCCAGTCGAGCAAGTCCGATATCTATGCTTCCTACCCCCTCGTGCAGGTGCTCGAAGACCCCACGCTGCCCGAGGACCCGTCGTCTCCGCGCAAGAAGCTGGCGATTGCAGCCGGAGGCGCGGCGAGCTTTCTGCTGTTCATTTCCCTGTCGCTGGGCTGGCTGCGGCGCGCCCTGATCGAGAAACTGCTCGCCGAGAAGGCGCGGCTCTCTTGACCGCCCCCGCCAACCCGGCCGAGCGCATGGTCTGGAAGACCATCGTCTGGACATGGCCGCTCTACGGGCTCGGCGCGCTCTACGTCGTTGGACCGGTCATCGCGTGGCTCCTGGCCGGGCTGGTGGCGCTGTCGCTCTACCTGGGGCCGGCCATCCGGTCGGACCTGCGCGCGACCGGGCCGATCCCGCCGGTCGTGCAGCTATGGATGGTTGCCATGCTGGTGATGCTGGTCGCGCTCTGGGCCGGGCACATGAACTGGAACCTCGGTCTCAAGCAGACGATCAAGTCGTCGATCGGCTGGGCCAAGGGCTGGGCGCTGCTGGCGCTGTTCCCGCTCGCGGGCGCGGTGCTTCCGATCCGCCGCGAGGTGCTGATCCGTGCCATGTGCCGGCTTGGTTTCTGGACCTTATGCATTTCGCCGGTCCTGCTGATCGCGCCCTACATCGGCCTGCCCGAGCGGATCTGGACATCACCGCTGAAGGCGGTGGGAGGCCCGGGGCCGGAGTATTTCTCGGTCTATTTCTTCACCTACGACCCGGCCTCGTGGACACCGCGCTGGCAGTTCTACGCGCCATGGTCGCCCTTCGCGGCACTTCTCGGGGTGACCATGGTCCTCTTCGCGTTGGAAGAGAAGGAGAATCGCTGGCGCGCGGCCGGGCTTGCCGCGGGCACGCTCATGATCCTCGCCTCGAAGTCCCGGATGGGGCTCGTGGGGCTCGTCGCCTGCACCATCGGTCCCCGCATGATGCCGCTCGTCCTGCGCAGCTGGGCGTGGGCCATGCTCGCCGCCGTCGCAGCCTCGCTCGCGGTGATCGGACCCTGGCTGATCCAGACCATCGGTGCCGGGGTGGACTCGTTCAAGGGCGCCCGCGCCGACAGCACGCGGGTCCGTGCCACCTTGCAGCGCATCGCACACGAGCGCTGGCAGGAAGAGGCCGTCTGGTTCGGCCATGGCACCGTTCAGCCCGGTCCGCATATCGTCGAATTCATGCCGATAGGAAGTCACCACACCTGGTTCGGCCTGCTCTTCGTGAAGGGGCTGGTCGGCTTCTTTGCCCTGGCCTTGCCGTTGGCAGCACAGACGGCACTGGCGCTCAAGGATGCGGCCCTTTCCGACCGTGGACGTTTGCCGCTTGGCCTGTGCATGGTTCTGGTTCTGCTGTCGTTCGGCGAAAACGTCGAAATAGAAGCCTATCTTCTCTGGCCCGCCCTGATGGCCTTGGGCATCCACGCTCGGGAATGTGCTTCGGACAGAGTTGAGATGCAGTAGCTCTGAGGTTGGCGCTTCCTGTTCAACGTCGCGAGCGTGCACTGCGCCCCCGCGCCACAATCGACGCGGGCGAGCGGCCCTTCTCACACCCTGAACGCCATTCGCACCGTTACGCGCCCGTAGATCGCGACGAGACCACCGCTCCCCGGAAAGATGGCGCCGCGGAGGCCGACGATGCCCGATTGGACGCCCGCGAGGCGGGTTCTGCGTCTACCGGGATGACGAGGCCTCAGGAGAGCGAAAACGCTATCAGCTTGCAGCACGCACGCGAGCGGAAGCGGAAACCGAGCGCCGTGACCGATACCTGAAAGAGGCGGCTGAACCTCACTGCGGCGCACCCCACATCCGGCTCGCAGTGATCCTCCTGCTCGCCACGGGCGCCCGGGTTGGCGCGGTGCTGGATCTCGAATGGACCGGATCGACTTCGACCGTGGCGTGATCGCTCCCCGCCTGCCCGACATCACCTACATACGGACGCAAGAAGGCTTCACTTACCTCAAGGCGCTTGACACCTATTCACGCGGTGCGCTCTTCGCGAGAAGATCATCGCTGTCTTGGCGCTCAGCGTCGACAAGAGGGATCAGCGCCGCTTCTTCCGATTTATGGACCGAGGGCTCCAGCGATAAAGCGGGTGCATGCGGCATTGATGCCTTGCGCCGTGGCGGTTCGGAGGGGGCCGCTGACAGCCCCGCCCCTTCCAGGCGAATGCGATAAGTCGTGTCGGGGATCGCCACCCCAGCTTCTTCGATGGCAGTCTTGACCAATCGAATGGCGTCTCCGCGTGCCGTGGAAAAGCCTGTCTCGGTCTGGTCGACCCAGCCAGTCACACGCAGGATGGCGCCGGACTCGGTGATGTTCTCGATCCAGACCAGCTCTTCCGGGTCGTCCAGCACGAAAGGCAAAGCCTTCAGCGTCGCCTGTGCCAAGCTGCGCGTCGCCTCGAGATCCGCGTCAGGGTCGATGCCGATGTCGAACATGAACCGCCGCGCCGGATACTGCGTGTAGTTCACGATCTTGCCCTTGAAGACAGTCGCGTTCGGGATGCGGATGTGATTGCCGTCGAGCGACAGCAAGATCGTCGCGCGCGAGGTCAGTCGGATCACGCGGCCGACGTCGCCTTCGATCTCCACCAGGTCGTTCGGGCGAAAAGGTTGGCGCAGGCTCAACATGACGGACGCTACGAAGTTCTCCACCGTGTCGCGGACGGCAAAGCCGATGGCAAGACCGATGATCCCCGCAGCGCCGAGGATCGTGCCTAGCAGGGCCGCCGCCCCCACGACATCCAGCGCAACCACAATGCCGATGATCCCGGAGGCGACGCGGAACGCCTGCCGATAAAGCTCGGCGATGAAGGCGTTGGGGGAGATGCGGTCCCAAAATCGCATTCGCGCCACGAGGAAGCCCGCCGCGACGATCACCAAAAAGGCCACGAACGCCAGCAAAAGCAAAGGTAGACGGGAGATCAGCTGCGCAACCCGCGCCCGGAAGCGATCAACCGCGGGATTGATCTGACTGGCGAGCTCATCCGGAGCCGTGAGCGCGTTGTTCACCGCGACGACACCCTCGAGGCGCTCGGCGATGCTCTCGGCCTTCTCGCTGATGGATGGGTCCGCGACGGTCCCCGCAAGCGATATGACCCCAGCGTCGACGCTGACCGAGATCCCTTCGAATTCGAGAGCTCCGAGGATGGCTCGCAAGCGAGTCGCGACGGCCGCGTCGTCAGGTACGTTCTCGACTGCAAGCGTGGGCAAGGCATCCGCCTCGGTCACGACATCCTGGGCCAGGACCTGGCACGGGACAAGTATGAGGGTGAGGCAAAGGAGGACCTTGTTCATACCTCTCCCAGATAGCGTATTCCATGGGGGCGCCAACAGGACATGCAGTTGATCGGCATCAGTCCGGCGTCGCGAACGGTCAATCGGCCAAGCACCGGAGTCTTCCATACTGCGTCATGGCATGCTCTGGATGTGAGGTCGCATTCCTGGTGATCATCGCTTGGCGGCACTTCGCAGCCACATGGCTGGTGCGCGATCGGTTCCAGCCCGGACTATGGCGTTTGCCAACCTTTCGCTGCGGCAGCTCACCGCCCTCCCGGGTCTCTGCGAAATCCATGCCATCCGCAGCATGCAGGCAGTGATCGACGCGGGTGGCTGTTTCCAGTTATCTGCTGGGTCCGGCGCGAAGATCGGCTGAGCCCCCTCGCGCGTGACTGCCTCCCAAAATGAAGGGGCCACACGATTCCTCGCGCGGCCCCGACTGTCAGCTAAAGGCTAGCTCAAGAAGCTGCCTCCTTGTTGACCCCGCCCCGCATCGCGATTTCGGTCATGCGGCGGTCACCGTCATAGGTCTCGTCCAGGCATTTCTGAAGGACCGCGGCGTCGGTGTCCAAGCCGAGACGGTTGGCGAAGGCGGCTAGCGTGCCGTAGCCGGCCAGTGCATAGTGAACCATGCGCTGGTATTGCGGGATGATTGCGGCATCACGCACGTCAGGGTCGGTGATATCATTCGACAACCCGTGGACGCGCGCCTCTTTGACGAGGCCCTCCATACCCTTGCAGTGTTCTGCGTTCGGCTTGATGCCGTGTTCGTTGCACAGTTTCTCGATCTCGGCGAGACCATCATAAATACCATTGCCACCGTCAATCAGAGCTTCGGACAGATCCTTGTCTTGAGCTGCGCGCCCCAGTTCCGTCACGACGGGCAAGGACTGGGTGTTGGCGCTCCAGATGTCCTGAAGTTGGTCGAGGTAGATATCCTTGAGCGAATTCATGGCCATGTCGGTGTCCTTTACTTCGGTTCCTCTCCCAACCTAGGAGCACCTTCGAAGGTTCCTCTGGCACCCTGAAAAGCCGCAGACGGACAAGCGCGTCCTGAACAGGGGAGAGGCAAGAGCGCTGATCGACGGCGGCCACGATCCGCACGTCCGGCGCGCCCTTGTGCTGTTGCTCGGGACAGGGCCCGCCTCGGGGCCGTGCTGGATCTGACTTGGGACCGGGTGGATCTCGAGCGCGGGACGATCAATCTTCGGCTTGAGGACAGCGTGACGAGGAAAGGCCGGGCAGTCCTACCGATGAACAATGCGACCCGCCCGGCCCTGATGGCAGCCCACGAAGCCGCTCTTGCAGACAATGTGATCGAATACGCCGGGCGCCGAGTGAAGGGAATCCGCACCGGCTTTGCCAATGCGGTGGCGCGTTCCGGGATCGGCCATGTCCGTATTCACGATCTCCGCCACACCGCGGCGGTGGCAATGCTTTCCGAGGAAG belongs to Salipiger profundus and includes:
- a CDS encoding tyrosine-type recombinase/integrase, which encodes MLDLTWDRVDLERGTINLRLEDSVTRKGRAVLPMNNATRPALMAAHEAALADNVIEYAGRRVKGIRTGFANAVARSGIGHVRIHDLRHTAAVAMLSEEVPLEKVSEMLDHSKMAVTFSTCAGFLPQHMQDAVDVLDFASLKRGA